CCGAACCGATCTCCCATCTGGCGACGCCCCCGCACGGCCTCGCCGAACCGAACACACCGGCAGCGGCGGTACGCGCCCTGCAGTACTCCTACTTCGACTGGGGTCTGCAGGCCTGGGCGATCTTCGCCGTCTTCGGTCTGGCCATCGCGTACTCGACCCACCGCAAGGGCCGGCGCACCCTGGTCAGCCAGCTGTTCGAGCCGCTGCTCGGCGACCGGGTCAACGGGCCGATCGGCAAGGCCATCGACGTACTCGCCGTGTTCGCCACGCTGTTCGGCACCACGACGTCGCTGGGCCTCGGCGCCCTCCAGGTCAACAACGGTCTCGGCCGGCTGTGGGGGATGCCCGTCAACAACGTGAGCCAGGTGCTCATCATCGCGGTCGTCACCGCGGTCTTCACGCTGTCGGCGGTGACCGGGGTCAGCAAGGGCATCAAGTTCCTGAGCCAGGGCAGCACCGTGCTGGCGATCGCGCTGTTCGTCTTCATGCTGGTCGTCGGCCCGGCCGTGTTCATCGCCAACCTGTACATCGAGTCCGTGGGCCAGTGGGCCACCGACTTCTTCCGGATGAGCCTGCAGGGCACCGCCTTCGGCGGGCTCGAATGGATGCAGTGGTGGACCTACTTCATGATGGCGTGGTGGGTCTCCTGGGGCGCCTTCGTCGGTGTCTTCCTGGCCCGGATCTCGCGGGGCCGCACCATCCGCGGCTTCGTCATGGGTGTCCTCGTCGTCCCCAGCGTGGTGTTCTTCACCTGGTTCACCGTCTTCGGCGGCACCGCCATCCACGTCGACATGTTCGAGAAGGGCGACATCGCCAAACAGACCGCCGCCGACATCAACAGCGCGTTCTTCGCGACCCTCGACCACTTCCCGCTCGCCGGTCTCACCTCGGCGATCGCCGTCCTGCTGGTCGTGATGTTCTTCGTCTCCGGCGCGGACGCCAACACCTATGTGCTGTCGATGATGACCTCCGACGGCTCGCTCACCCCGCGCCGCCCGGTGCTCATCCTCTGGGGCGTCCTCACCGGCGTCACCGCCGTCGTCCTCATGCTCGCCGGCGGACTCAACGCCCTGCAGAACACCGTCATCGTGACGTCCCTGCCGTTCCTCGTGATCATCGCCGGACTGGCGGTGTCCTTCTGGAAGGAACTGCGCTCGGACCGACACGCGTCACGTGCCGCCCTCGCCGCGGACGTCGACGCGGAGACCAAGGAGAAGGCCGATGCCGCACTCTGACCCCCTCACCGACGCCCGTCGCGCGCTCATCGAGAAGACCTGGGCCGCCGCCTGGGGCCACGGTGACGTCGACGCCCTCGACGCCCTGCTCAGCCCGGACTACCTCCGCCACGGCGGGGACCCGCACCCGCAGGACCTGACCGCCTTCAAGGCGGCGATCGTCTCGACCCGCGCGGCCTTCCCCGACCTGGTGACGGCCATCGACGACCTCGTGGTCGAGGGCGACCGGGCCGCGATCCGCTGGCACAGCAGCGGCACCCAGACCAACTCCTTCCTCGGAGTCCCGCCCACCCGGCGCCAGGTCGACGTCAGCGGCGCCACGTTCGCCCGCTTCGAGGGGGACCGGATCGTCGAGGAACATGTGACCTGGGACCCCCGGGCGCTGCTCTCCGCGCTCGGTGTGATCCGGGTGGGACAGGACTGACGATCACGATGACAAGGAGCATTCTCATGGCCCCGCTCGCGGCGAAGCCCGACCTCGACGTGATGAAGCAGGTCAACCGGCGGTTCGTCACCGGTGTCACGGTCGTCACCGCCATGGACGGGGAGACCCCCAGAGGGCTGGCGGTCAACGCGTTCTCCAGCATCTCGCTCGACCCCGCCACCGTGATGGTCTGCGTCCAGCGCACCTCGACCACCCACGACTGTCTGTTCCGGGCGACCCACCTCGCGATCAACATCCTCTCCACGGACCAGCTCGACGTCGTCGCCACCTTCGCCGGCAAGTCCGACGACAAGTTCAAGGAGGTGGAGTGGGAGAGCGGCCCCTTCGGCAGCCCGCTGCTCGCCCGCAGCAGCGCGGCGATGGAGGTCGAGATCCGCGAACGGCTGCAGGCCAGCACCCACACCGTGTTCATCTGCCGTGTGGTGCACGCCGAGGTCGCCGAGAACCATCCGATGGTCTACAGCGCGGGTAAGTTCTTCGACGGCGGCGCGCTGGCGCCACTGGGATGAGGAGGGTTCGGTGAATCGCGAAAAGGGCGAGCCGAAACGGGGGTCTGCCCGGCCGGAGGCCGGTGGAGGGTCGATGCAGGCCAGAGTGATCGCCGACATGCGCCGGCGGATCATCAAGGGCGACATCGAGCCCGGCGCCCCGCTCTCGGAACTCGCCCTCGCGGAGGAGTTCGGCGTCAGCCGTACACCGGTGCGCGAAGCCCTCAAGCAGTTGCAGACCGAAGGACTGGTCGAGATCAGGCCCCGGGTCGGGACGTTCGTCTCCACCCCCTCGCGCCGGGAGATCACCGAACTCTTCGAGATGAAGGAACTCATCGAGGGCGCCGCCGCCCGGCTGCTCGCCCGGCGCGGACGCGTCGCGGAGATCGACCTGCTCGAACGCAATCTGGTCGAGGCCGACGAGGCGGTGGCCCGCGACGACCGGGAGCGGTACGCGGAACTGGTCCAGGAGTTCCACGACCTGCTGATAACCGGAGCCGACAACAGCAAGCTGGAGGCCCACTACCGGATGCTGATGAACCAACTCGCCTACTACTCCCGGCTGGTGCACACCTCGCTGAGCCGGCCGGGCCGCGCCCTGCAGTCGGACCGTGAGCACCACGTCGTCCTCGAACTGATCCTGGAGAAGGACGGCGACAGCGCCGAGCAGGTGATGCGCGAGCACGTCAGGGCCAGCAGACGCGCACTCCTGGCCGGGCTGCCCCTCGGCGGTTCGCACACCTCCTGAGGGTGCGTCAGGGCCGGGTTCCGTCTCCTCGTGGGACGGGACCCGGCCTTCGCGCTTACCGGGAGCTTCCACGGCGGAAATCTCTCCGTAACGCCCAGTGTGTCTACTCGTATGCAACAACGATTCACCACAGTGGACACCCTAAGGAGGGGCCCATGGTGACCGCATCCCCCGATCTCCCTGCTCTCCCCGCACCCCCCGATCTCGCCGAACTCGTCCGCGCCGACGGCGTCGAGTTCGTGCTCGCCCTCTTCGTCGACCTCACCGGCAAGCCCTGCGCCAAGCTCGTCCCGGCCCAGTCCGTCGAGGAACTCCGCGACGAGGGCGTCGGGTTCGCCGGATACGCGGCCGGCGCGCTCGGCCAGCGGCCCAGCGACCCCGACGTCGTCGCCCGCCCCGACGCCACCTCGTACACCCCCGTCCCCTTCGTCAGGCCCGGTCTCGCCCTCGTCCACTGCGACCCGTACGTGGAGGGCGAACCCTGGCCCTACGCCCCGCGCGTCATCCTGCGCCGACTGCTGCAACGGGCCGCCGCGCGGGGGCTGTCGCTGTCCGTGGGCGCCGAGGTCGAGTACTTCCTCGTCGACCGCGACGAACACGGTGTGCTCCGCGTCGCCGACGCCCGGGACACCGCCGCCCGGCCCTGTTACGACGCACGCGGGCTGACCCGGATGTACGACCACCTCACCGCCGTCTCCAGCGCCATGAACTCCCTCGGCTGGGGCAACTACGCCAACGACCACGAGGACGGCAACGGCCAGTTCGAGCAGAACTTCAAGCACGCCGACGCCCTCACCACCGCCGACCGCGTCATCACCCTGCGGTACCTGGTCTCCGTACTGGCCGAACAGCGGGGCATGACGGCCACGTTCATGCCGAAGCCGTTCACCGACCGCACCGGCACCGGCATGCATCTGCACATGTCGCTGTGGCGGGGCGAGGAACCGGCGTTCCCCGACCCGACGGACGAGCGCGGTCTAGGACTCTCCCCGCTCGCCTACTCGTTCGTCGCCGGGATCGTCGAGCACGCGCGGGCTCTCCAGGCCGTCATCGCACCGACCGTCAACTCCTACAAGCGCACCGGTGCGGTGAACACCCACTCAGGCGCCACCTGGTCCCCGCGCATCGCCGGGTACGGCGGCAACGACCGCACCCACTTCGTCCGCGTCCCCGACGGCAACCGCGTCGAACTGCGCGGCGGGGACGGCGCCGCCAACCCCTACCTCGCCGCTGCCGCCGCCCTCGCCGCGGGCCTCGACGGCATCGAACGCGGCCTCGACCCGGGTGAGCCCGGCGCGGCGGGCAAGGGCCCGGAACTCCCGCCGACCCTGCTGCACGCCATGGACGCCCTCCAGGAGGACGAGGTGATCAGCGGTGCGCTGGACGCCGCCGGGACCGGTGTGAGCCGGTACTTCGCCGACCTCAAGCGCGAGGAGTTCTTCGACTGGCACGCCACGGTCGGCCCCTGGGAGCTGGACCGCTATCTGACCGCGTTCTGAGAGGAGTGGGTATGTGCGGAATCGTCGGGCTCCATCTGCGGGAGCCCGCACTCGAACCCCGGCTGGGGCGGCTGCTGGCCGCGATGCTGGGCCAGGTCGTGGAACGCGGCCCCGACTCCGCGGGCGTCGCCGTCTACGGCGACCCGCGCCTCACCCCGCCGGGCACGAACGTCGTCTCCCTGCTGGGCACCTCGAAGGCCGAGGTGGAGGCGGTACTGCCCGGCACGGTGGCCTACGACGCCGACGCCACGACGGTCGTGCACGCACAGGCGGCACGGCTCGCCGCCGCGCTCCCGCACGCCAGGGTCATCGGCTCCGGCGAGGGGTGCGCCGTCCTCAAGGGCACGGGGAATCCGGTGGAGCTGGCGGACGCCTTCGGCCTCGCCGACGTCACCGGCTGGCAGGGTGTCGGCCACACCCGGATGGCCACCGAGTCCGCCGTGACACCGGAGGGCGCCCACCCCTTCTCCGTCGGCCCCGGACAGTGCCTCGTACACAACGGCTCCTTCGCCAACCACGCCACCATCCGGCGTGAACTGCGGGCGCGGGGCGTGGAGTTCGACAGCGAGAACGACTCCGAGGTCGGCGCCCGGTTCGTCGCCGACCAGCTGGCGCAGGGCGTGGACCTGGAGAAGGCCCTGAAGCTGCTCTGCGAACGCTTCGACGGCTTCTACACCCTGCTGGTGTCCACCGGCGACTCCTTCGCCGTCGTCCGGGACGCCATCGCCTGCAAACCGGCGCTCGTCGCCGAGACCGACGCGTGGGTGGCGATGGCCTCCGAATACCGGGCCCTCGACGTCCTCCCGGGCATCGAGCACGCCCGTATCTTCGAACCCGAACCGGAAGAGGTGTACGTATGGCGACGCTGATCGACCTGGCGAACTCCCCGGTGCGGGAGCTCAACCGGGCCCTGCACGCGCCCGGCGGCGCGGACACCTGGCGGGTGCTGAACCCGCGCGGGGCGCACGCCGTCGCCTGCGGCATCCGCGACCGGCTCACCGTCGACATCGAGGGGCACGTCGGCTACTACTGCGCCGGCATGAACCAGCACGCCACGGTCACCGTCCACGGCAACGCGGGCACGGGTGTCGCCGAGAACATGATGTCCGGCACGGTCCGGGTGCACGGCAACGCCTCCCAGTCGGCCGGGGCCACCGCCCACGGAGGTCTGCTCGTCGTCGACGGCGACGCCTCCGCGCGGTGCGGGATCTCCATGAAGGGCGTGGACATCGTGGTCGGCGGCGACGTCGGCCATATGAGCGCGTTCATGGGACAGGCCGGGCGGCTGGTGGTCTGCGGGGACGCGGGCGACGCCCTCGGCGACTCCCTGTACGAGGCCCGGATCTATGTGCGGGGCACGGTCAAGTCCCTCGGCGCCGACTGCGTGGAGAAGGAGATGCGCGACGAACACCGCGTGGAACTCGCCGAGTTGCTGAAGGCCGCCGAGCGGGACGAGGACCCGGCGGACTTCCGGCGGTACGGGTCGGCCCGCGAGCTGTACCACTTCAAGACCGACAACACGGCAGCGTACTGAGGGAGTCGACACCACCATGGAACCCGCGTCCCACGGCCTGCGCGAGTCGGCCACCTTCGACCGCGCCACCGTCCACGCCATCCAGCGTGCCGCCGAGACCGGCGTCTACGACATCCGGGGCTGGGGCGCCAAGCGCAGCCTCCCGCACTTCGACGATCTGCTGCTGCTCGGCGCCTCCATGTCCCGCTACCCCCTGGAGGGCTACCGCGAGCGCTGCGACACGGACGTCGTCCTCGGCGGCCGGAACGCCAAGCACCCGCTCCGTCTGAGGACGCCGGTCACCATCGCCGGGATGAGCTTCGGCGCGCTGTCCGCCCAGGCCAAGGAGGCCCTCGGCCGGGGCGCCAGCGAGGTCGGCACCTCGACGACCACCGGCGACGGCGGGATGACCCCCGAGGAGCGCGGCCACTCCACCCACCTCGTGTACCAGTACCTGCCGTCCCGGTACGGCATGAACCCCGACGACCTGCGCGCCGCCGACGCCATCGAGATCGTCCTCGGCCAGGGCGCCAAACCCGGCGGCGGAGGCATGCTCCTCGGGCAGAAGGTCACCGAACGGGTCGCCGGCATGCGCACACTGCCCGTCGGCGTCGACCAGCGCAGCGCCTGCCGGCACCCCGACTGGACCGGCCCGGACGACCTCGCCATCAAGATCCTCGAACTGCGCGAGATCACCGACTGGGAGAAGCCCGTCTATGTGAAGGTCGGCGCGACCCGCACCTACTACGACGTGAAGCTCGCCGTGCACGCGGGCGCCGACGTCGTCGTGGTCGACGGCATGCAGGGCGGTACGGCCGCCACCCAGGACGTCTTCATCGAACACGTCGGCATCCCCACCCTGGCCGCCCTGCCCCAGGCCGTCCGCGCACTCCAGGAACTCGGCGTCCACCGTGAGGTCCAGCTCGTCGTCTCCGGCGGCATCCGCGGCGGGGCCGACATGGCGAAGGCGCTCGCCCTGGGCGCGGACGCCGTCGCCATCGGCACGGCCGCGCTGATCGCGCTCGGCGACAACCACCCGAAGTACGACGCCGAGTACCGCGCACTCGGCTCGGCGGCGGGCTACTTCGACGACTACCAGGACGGCCGCGACCCCGCCGGCATCTCCACCCAGGACCCGGAACTCGCCGCCCGCCTCGACCCGGTGGCCGCCGGCCGCCGGCTCGCCAACTACCTCCGGGTGATGACCATGGAGGCCCAGACCCTCGCCCGCGCCTGCGGCAAGGCCCACCTGCTGCATCTGGAGCCCGAGGACCTGGTCGCCCTCACCGTCGAGTCGGCGGCGATGGCCCGCGTCCCGCTCGCGGGCACCGACTGGATCCCGGGAGCCGCCCGGTGATCGCGGTGATCGGCGCCGGACTCATGGGCGCCGCCACCGCCTGGCAGCTCGCCCGGCGCGGCCACCAGGTCACGCTGATCGAGGCGTACGCCATCGGCCACCGCCACGGCAGCTCGCACGGCAGCTCCCGGATCTTCCGCCGGGCCTACGCCGACCCCTTCTACGTACGGCTGACCGGGCAGGCGTACGAGCAGTGGCGGGAGCTGGAGCACGACAGCTCGACTCCCCTGCTGCGGAAGACCGGTGGCCTCGACATGGGCGAGGACCGGGACACGGGCGCGATCGCCGCTCTCCTGGAAGCGGCCGGTGTGCCCCATGAACTCCTCGGCCCCGAGGAGGCCGCCGAACGCTGGCCGTACATCCGGGCCACGGGGCCGGTGCTCCACCATCCTGACGCGGGAGTCGTCGACGCCGACGCGACGGTCGCCGCCTGTGTGCGGCGGGCCGTCGAGCACGGCGCGGAGGCGGTCGTCGGCACGCGCGTCACGGGCATCGAGGTCCGGGGCGGGGGCAGGGTGGGGCTGCGTACCGACGACGGCCGGGAGATCGTCGCCGACACGGTCGTGGTCGCGGCCGGAGCCTGGCTGCCCGACCTCCGACTCCCCGTCCCGCTGCCGCCGTTGACGGTGACCCAGCAGCAGGTCTTCCACTTCGGGCAGCGGGACCCCTCCGTCCGGTGGCCGACGCTGATCTGGGACGGAGCCGTGCACCTCTACGGCCTGCCCTCGGGCGGCGACGGCGGCCCGCTCCCCGCGATGAAGATCGCCGAGCACGACCGGGGCCGGCCCACCACCGCCCGCACCCGTGACGGGGTCGTCGACCCGACCTCGCGCGCCCGGGTCAGCGGCTTCGTGAGCGACCGTCTGCCCGGTCTCGTCCCCGACCCGGTGGCCGAGGCGACCTGTCTCTACACCACCACCCCCGACGAGGACTTCGTCCTCGACCGGCACGGTCCCTTCGTCGTCGTCTCCCCGTGCTCCGGCCACGGCGCCAAGTTCACTCCGCTCATCGGGGCGATGGCCGCCGACCTCGCCACCGGCCGGGCGGAACCCCACCCCCGGTTCCGGCTGGACCGGCCGGGCTAGGATGCGGCGGTGGCCGAGCACCCCGAACCCGCAGCCGATTCCCAGGACGCCCAGGAGGCCCGGGACGCCCAGGACGCCCGGGAATCGCGGGGCCTCCAGGACCCCGACGACAAGGCGCTGGAGCGGGTCATCGCGGTCCGGGCCCGCGAGTACCGGCAGGCGGTCGGGCTGTCGGTCGGGGAGATGGCACAGCGGGTCGGGATCTCCAAGGCCATGCTGTCGAAGATCGAGAACGCGCAGACCGCGTGCAGCCTCACCACCCTCTCCCGCCTCGCCCGCGGCCTCGACGTCCCGGTCACCGCGCTGCTGCGGGGCATGGACGACGAGCGCGAGGCCGTCTTCGTCCCCGCCGGGCACGGCGCCCTGATCGTGCGGCGCGGCACCCGGGTCGGCCACGAGTACGCGCAGCTCGGCTCGTTGCGGGGCGCCCACAAACGCATGGACGCCCTGCTGGTCACCCTGACCGAACAGAGCGAGGTCTTCCCGCTCTTCCAGCACGCCGGAACCGAGATCATCTACATGCTGGAAGGCGTCATGGTCTACGGCCACGGCAAGTCCAGCCACACCCTCCACCCCGGCGACGCCCTCCAGTTCGACGGCGAGGCCCCGCACGGCCCCGAACGCCTGGTCGAACTCCCGATCCGCTTCCTCACGGTGACGGCGTTCGGGGACAGCCCGGCCCACTGAGCCCCGCCGCCCCGTTCACCCACCCGTGGCGGCGCGGGTGCGGCCACCGACCGGGCGGGAGACCCTTGGCTGCCCCCACCCGGAGGAGAGCGACCATGACCGGACCGGCCCACACGGCCCCGCACGAGGTGCGCCGGATCACCCTGGACGCGGCCGGACTGCCGCTGTCGGCCCTGCTCTGCGAGCCGTCCGGCGGCTCCCCGCGGGCCGTCGTGGTCGCCGTGCACGGTGGCGGCATGAACGCGGGCTACTTCGACTGCCGGGCCCACCCCCGGCAGTCGCTGCTGACCCTGGGAGCGAGCCTCGGCTACACGGTGCTCGCCCTGGACCGGCCGGGCTACCGGCACTCCGCCGCCCGGCTGCCCGAGGGCCAGGAACTGGCGGAACAGGCCGTGTCCCTGCGCGCTGCCCTGCACGACTTCGCCTCCCGTCACGACACGGGCGGGGGCCTGTTCCTGCTGGCCCACTCCTACGGCGGCAAGGTGGCCCTCACCGCCGCCGCCGACCCCGCCCCGCCGCACCTGCTGGGGCTGGACATCTCCGGCTGCGGCCATCTGTACGCCGTCGAGCCGCACGAACTGCCCACCGACCCCGACGACCGGGGCCGACTGCGCCGGAGCTGGGGGCCGCTGCGGCTGTATCCCTCGGGCACCTTCCTGGAGAGCGGCACGATCGTCGAGCCCGTGCCCGCCCTGGAACGGGCCGAGCTGGCGCGCTGGCCGCGGCTGTTCCGCACCACGGCACCCCGGGTCCGGGTACCGGTACGGCTGACCTTCGCCGAGCACGAGGCATGGTGGCGCCACGACGAGGAGGCCCTCGCCGATCTGGCCGCGCACTTCACGGCCGCGCCGCGCGTGAGCGTGGACCGCCAGCCCGGGGCCGGGCACAACATCAGCCTGGGCTGGGCCGCCCGCTCCTACCATCTGCGGGCCCTCGCGTTCCTGGAGGACTGCCTGACCGCCCGGGAGACCACCCTTCCGCCGCGCGCCGCCCGCCCCGAGCCGTCGGCGACGCTCTCCTGACCGTGCCCGGCGGGCCGCGGACCGCGCCCGGCGGGTCCCGGGGCGTACCCAAGGCGCTCAGGACCGTCTTCCGGTCGCTGGCCGTCCGCAACTTCCGGCTCTTCGCCTGCGGACAGGTGCTCTCGGTGTCCGGGACCTGGATGATGGTCGTCGCCCAGGACTGGCTCGTCCTCTCCCTCACCGACGACTCCGCCACCGCCCTGGGAGCGGTCACCGCCGCGCAGTTCGCCCCGCTGCTGCTGCTCACCCTCCACGGCGGCCTCATCGCCGACCGGTACGACAGACGCCGGACGCTGACGGTGTGCAACCTCGTCTCCGGTACCTGCGCGCTCGGGCTCGCCGTCCTCGACCTCGGCGGCGCGGTCCGGCTGTGGCACGTGATCCTCTTCGCCCTCTGCCTCGGTACCGTCAACGCCGTCGAGGTCCCCACCCGGATGTCCTTCGTCAGCGA
The sequence above is drawn from the Streptomyces griseiscabiei genome and encodes:
- a CDS encoding BCCT family transporter, giving the protein MSSHLGAGADTTPVSTSGSEGKSAAKGVAQGAGEGSGAGPDGGRLGSVFWTSLGISAIFVAWAVLFTDNLNKVTNTSLNWVTSTFGWSYLVITLAILIFLVFLAFSPAGDIRLGKDEDRPEFSTPTWFAMILSAVMGIGLVSYGVAEPISHLATPPHGLAEPNTPAAAVRALQYSYFDWGLQAWAIFAVFGLAIAYSTHRKGRRTLVSQLFEPLLGDRVNGPIGKAIDVLAVFATLFGTTTSLGLGALQVNNGLGRLWGMPVNNVSQVLIIAVVTAVFTLSAVTGVSKGIKFLSQGSTVLAIALFVFMLVVGPAVFIANLYIESVGQWATDFFRMSLQGTAFGGLEWMQWWTYFMMAWWVSWGAFVGVFLARISRGRTIRGFVMGVLVVPSVVFFTWFTVFGGTAIHVDMFEKGDIAKQTAADINSAFFATLDHFPLAGLTSAIAVLLVVMFFVSGADANTYVLSMMTSDGSLTPRRPVLILWGVLTGVTAVVLMLAGGLNALQNTVIVTSLPFLVIIAGLAVSFWKELRSDRHASRAALAADVDAETKEKADAAL
- a CDS encoding ester cyclase; translated protein: MPHSDPLTDARRALIEKTWAAAWGHGDVDALDALLSPDYLRHGGDPHPQDLTAFKAAIVSTRAAFPDLVTAIDDLVVEGDRAAIRWHSSGTQTNSFLGVPPTRRQVDVSGATFARFEGDRIVEEHVTWDPRALLSALGVIRVGQD
- a CDS encoding flavin reductase family protein, producing the protein MAPLAAKPDLDVMKQVNRRFVTGVTVVTAMDGETPRGLAVNAFSSISLDPATVMVCVQRTSTTHDCLFRATHLAINILSTDQLDVVATFAGKSDDKFKEVEWESGPFGSPLLARSSAAMEVEIRERLQASTHTVFICRVVHAEVAENHPMVYSAGKFFDGGALAPLG
- a CDS encoding GntR family transcriptional regulator, coding for MQARVIADMRRRIIKGDIEPGAPLSELALAEEFGVSRTPVREALKQLQTEGLVEIRPRVGTFVSTPSRREITELFEMKELIEGAAARLLARRGRVAEIDLLERNLVEADEAVARDDRERYAELVQEFHDLLITGADNSKLEAHYRMLMNQLAYYSRLVHTSLSRPGRALQSDREHHVVLELILEKDGDSAEQVMREHVRASRRALLAGLPLGGSHTS
- the glnT gene encoding type III glutamate--ammonia ligase, with the protein product MVTASPDLPALPAPPDLAELVRADGVEFVLALFVDLTGKPCAKLVPAQSVEELRDEGVGFAGYAAGALGQRPSDPDVVARPDATSYTPVPFVRPGLALVHCDPYVEGEPWPYAPRVILRRLLQRAAARGLSLSVGAEVEYFLVDRDEHGVLRVADARDTAARPCYDARGLTRMYDHLTAVSSAMNSLGWGNYANDHEDGNGQFEQNFKHADALTTADRVITLRYLVSVLAEQRGMTATFMPKPFTDRTGTGMHLHMSLWRGEEPAFPDPTDERGLGLSPLAYSFVAGIVEHARALQAVIAPTVNSYKRTGAVNTHSGATWSPRIAGYGGNDRTHFVRVPDGNRVELRGGDGAANPYLAAAAALAAGLDGIERGLDPGEPGAAGKGPELPPTLLHAMDALQEDEVISGALDAAGTGVSRYFADLKREEFFDWHATVGPWELDRYLTAF
- a CDS encoding class II glutamine amidotransferase domain-containing protein encodes the protein MCGIVGLHLREPALEPRLGRLLAAMLGQVVERGPDSAGVAVYGDPRLTPPGTNVVSLLGTSKAEVEAVLPGTVAYDADATTVVHAQAARLAAALPHARVIGSGEGCAVLKGTGNPVELADAFGLADVTGWQGVGHTRMATESAVTPEGAHPFSVGPGQCLVHNGSFANHATIRRELRARGVEFDSENDSEVGARFVADQLAQGVDLEKALKLLCERFDGFYTLLVSTGDSFAVVRDAIACKPALVAETDAWVAMASEYRALDVLPGIEHARIFEPEPEEVYVWRR
- a CDS encoding GltB/FmdC/FwdC-like GXGXG domain-containing protein; amino-acid sequence: MATLIDLANSPVRELNRALHAPGGADTWRVLNPRGAHAVACGIRDRLTVDIEGHVGYYCAGMNQHATVTVHGNAGTGVAENMMSGTVRVHGNASQSAGATAHGGLLVVDGDASARCGISMKGVDIVVGGDVGHMSAFMGQAGRLVVCGDAGDALGDSLYEARIYVRGTVKSLGADCVEKEMRDEHRVELAELLKAAERDEDPADFRRYGSARELYHFKTDNTAAY
- a CDS encoding FMN-binding glutamate synthase family protein, whose product is MEPASHGLRESATFDRATVHAIQRAAETGVYDIRGWGAKRSLPHFDDLLLLGASMSRYPLEGYRERCDTDVVLGGRNAKHPLRLRTPVTIAGMSFGALSAQAKEALGRGASEVGTSTTTGDGGMTPEERGHSTHLVYQYLPSRYGMNPDDLRAADAIEIVLGQGAKPGGGGMLLGQKVTERVAGMRTLPVGVDQRSACRHPDWTGPDDLAIKILELREITDWEKPVYVKVGATRTYYDVKLAVHAGADVVVVDGMQGGTAATQDVFIEHVGIPTLAALPQAVRALQELGVHREVQLVVSGGIRGGADMAKALALGADAVAIGTAALIALGDNHPKYDAEYRALGSAAGYFDDYQDGRDPAGISTQDPELAARLDPVAAGRRLANYLRVMTMEAQTLARACGKAHLLHLEPEDLVALTVESAAMARVPLAGTDWIPGAAR
- a CDS encoding FAD-dependent oxidoreductase, with the translated sequence MIAVIGAGLMGAATAWQLARRGHQVTLIEAYAIGHRHGSSHGSSRIFRRAYADPFYVRLTGQAYEQWRELEHDSSTPLLRKTGGLDMGEDRDTGAIAALLEAAGVPHELLGPEEAAERWPYIRATGPVLHHPDAGVVDADATVAACVRRAVEHGAEAVVGTRVTGIEVRGGGRVGLRTDDGREIVADTVVVAAGAWLPDLRLPVPLPPLTVTQQQVFHFGQRDPSVRWPTLIWDGAVHLYGLPSGGDGGPLPAMKIAEHDRGRPTTARTRDGVVDPTSRARVSGFVSDRLPGLVPDPVAEATCLYTTTPDEDFVLDRHGPFVVVSPCSGHGAKFTPLIGAMAADLATGRAEPHPRFRLDRPG
- a CDS encoding XRE family transcriptional regulator is translated as MAEHPEPAADSQDAQEARDAQDARESRGLQDPDDKALERVIAVRAREYRQAVGLSVGEMAQRVGISKAMLSKIENAQTACSLTTLSRLARGLDVPVTALLRGMDDEREAVFVPAGHGALIVRRGTRVGHEYAQLGSLRGAHKRMDALLVTLTEQSEVFPLFQHAGTEIIYMLEGVMVYGHGKSSHTLHPGDALQFDGEAPHGPERLVELPIRFLTVTAFGDSPAH
- a CDS encoding alpha/beta hydrolase; the protein is MTGPAHTAPHEVRRITLDAAGLPLSALLCEPSGGSPRAVVVAVHGGGMNAGYFDCRAHPRQSLLTLGASLGYTVLALDRPGYRHSAARLPEGQELAEQAVSLRAALHDFASRHDTGGGLFLLAHSYGGKVALTAAADPAPPHLLGLDISGCGHLYAVEPHELPTDPDDRGRLRRSWGPLRLYPSGTFLESGTIVEPVPALERAELARWPRLFRTTAPRVRVPVRLTFAEHEAWWRHDEEALADLAAHFTAAPRVSVDRQPGAGHNISLGWAARSYHLRALAFLEDCLTARETTLPPRAARPEPSATLS